From a single Maylandia zebra isolate NMK-2024a linkage group LG3, Mzebra_GT3a, whole genome shotgun sequence genomic region:
- the LOC143417011 gene encoding lactose-binding lectin l-2-like has product MHSQQCLIFVPENMTWDDAQNNCHSHGGQLASVYDDFQAYEIQAELKRAGHDHGEFWVGGHNSPGNPSWSWSDYLGMSAFADFCNGDTAEDEHHCLQITFTEEKSGCLESMDCETELPSICGNIIM; this is encoded by the exons ATGCACAGTCAACAGTGCCTCATCTTTGTTCCAGAAAACATGACCTGGGACGATGCTCAG AATAACTGTCACTCTCATGGAGGACAGCTTGCATCTGTGTATGATGACTTTCAAGCTTATGAGATTCAAGCGGAGCTGAAGCGTGCTGGACATGATCATGGAGAATTTTGGGTTGGAGGCCATAATAGTCCAGGG AATCCTTCTTGGTCCTGGAGTGATTATTTGGGAATGTCTGCTTTTGCTGACTTTTGTAATGGAGACACAGCCGAAGATGAGCACCACTGTTTGCAAATAACTTTTACTG AGGAAAAGAGTGGATGCTTAGAGAGCATGGACTGTGAAACTGAGCTCCCGTCTATCTGTGGAAACATTATTATGTAA